One Azospirillum sp. B510 genomic window carries:
- a CDS encoding tellurite resistance TerB family protein, whose amino-acid sequence MRKPTDSMIDHHSALIYVMVLVSACDGDMTDPELEAIGENVRYLPIFKDYSGDQVMAATRECTAMLTDSDGLDTVLTIIEQALPSKLRETAYAVACDIAAADPKASQEELRMLEMLRHRLGVDRLCAAAIERGARARHMRL is encoded by the coding sequence ATGAGAAAGCCGACCGATTCCATGATCGACCACCATAGCGCGCTCATCTACGTCATGGTCCTGGTGTCCGCCTGCGACGGCGACATGACCGACCCGGAACTCGAGGCGATCGGCGAGAATGTGCGCTACCTGCCGATCTTCAAAGATTACAGCGGCGATCAGGTGATGGCCGCCACCCGCGAATGCACGGCCATGCTGACCGACAGCGACGGGCTGGACACCGTGCTGACCATCATCGAGCAGGCCCTGCCGTCCAAGCTGCGCGAGACCGCCTATGCGGTGGCCTGCGACATCGCCGCCGCCGACCCCAAGGCCTCGCAGGAGGAGCTGCGGATGCTGGAGATGCTGCGCCACCGGCTGGGGGTGGACCGTCTCTGCGCCGCCGCCATCGAACGCGGCGCCCGCGCCCGCCACATGCGCCTGTGA
- a CDS encoding NAD(P)-dependent oxidoreductase, which yields MSEETIRPDLGGQRIGFIGLGLMGKPMARALARAGAELVVTSRSPGPVAELAAEGMIAATGPAAVTGQADIIILMLPDTVTVESVADALLPVLRPGHLVIDMGTTAVAATRALAGRVAEAGAEWLDAPVSGGTVAAESAILTIMAGGSDAAFARALPLLQAMGRRITHVGGSGSGQIAKSANQVIVALTIGAVAEALALARAAGADPAKVRDAIRGGFAESRILDLHGARMVSGDFTPGGRVATQVKDLRQAEELAEQSGIDLPTLGLTLELFEMLVEQGDGALDHSALYRLFAR from the coding sequence ATGAGCGAAGAGACCATCCGCCCCGACCTCGGCGGCCAGCGCATCGGCTTCATCGGGCTGGGCCTGATGGGCAAGCCGATGGCCCGTGCGCTCGCCCGCGCCGGCGCCGAACTGGTGGTGACCAGCCGCAGCCCCGGCCCGGTCGCCGAACTGGCGGCGGAGGGCATGATCGCCGCCACCGGCCCGGCCGCCGTCACCGGTCAGGCCGACATCATCATCCTGATGCTGCCCGACACCGTGACGGTGGAGTCGGTCGCCGACGCCCTGCTGCCGGTCCTGCGCCCCGGCCATCTGGTGATCGACATGGGCACCACCGCCGTCGCCGCCACCCGCGCGCTGGCCGGGCGGGTTGCCGAAGCCGGCGCCGAATGGCTCGACGCCCCGGTTTCCGGCGGCACCGTCGCGGCGGAGTCGGCGATCCTGACCATCATGGCCGGCGGCAGCGACGCCGCCTTCGCCCGCGCCCTGCCGCTGTTGCAGGCGATGGGCCGCCGCATCACCCATGTCGGGGGGAGCGGGTCCGGCCAGATCGCCAAATCGGCCAATCAGGTCATCGTCGCCCTGACCATCGGCGCGGTGGCGGAGGCGCTGGCGCTGGCCAGGGCCGCCGGCGCCGATCCGGCCAAGGTGCGCGACGCCATCCGCGGCGGCTTCGCCGAATCCCGCATCCTCGACCTGCATGGCGCCCGCATGGTCAGCGGCGATTTCACCCCCGGCGGCCGCGTCGCCACCCAGGTCAAGGATCTGCGGCAGGCGGAGGAGCTGGCGGAGCAGTCCGGCATCGACCTGCCGACCCTCGGCCTGACGCTGGAGCTGTTCGAGATGCTGGTCGAACAGGGCGACGGCGCGCTCGACCATTCCGCCCTCTACCGCCTGTTCGCGCGCTGA
- the cimA gene encoding citramalate synthase, which translates to MTGERIYLYDTTLRDGAQTQDVDFSVADKIAIARDLDRLGIDYIEGGWPGANPTDDRFFAEAPELSRAIFTAFGMTRRPGRSAANDPQLTALAQSRAKAVCMVGKSWDFHVDVALNIPRAENLDLIRDSIAALRAAKGEALFDAEHFFDGYKRNPAYAVSCIKAAQDAGARWIVLCDTNGGTLPHEIDAIVREVVETHGIPGDQLGIHCHNDTENAVANSLAAVRAGARMVQGTINGLGERCGNANLVSLIPTLMLKMGYETGIRREDLPLLTQLSRAFDDRLNRAPNRHAPYVGASAFAHKGGLHVSAVEKDPSSYEHVAPDAIGNRRQIVMSDQAGRSNLIARLRDIGMAVDAKDERLTGLLDLVKRRDSDGYAYDTAEASFELLVRRELGEVPRFFELLRFHVTDERRYNAVGEMVVESEAVVRVRIGDELRMEVADGNGPVHALDVAMRKALEPAYPALAKVSLSDYRVRILAAKDGTGAMPRVLIRSARTDGTEWSTLGVSTNIIEASMEALVDSYTYALMKGDATPV; encoded by the coding sequence ATGACGGGCGAACGCATCTATCTCTACGACACCACGCTGCGCGACGGGGCGCAGACGCAGGATGTGGATTTCTCGGTCGCCGACAAGATCGCGATTGCCAGGGACCTCGACCGGCTGGGCATCGACTACATCGAAGGCGGCTGGCCGGGCGCCAACCCGACCGACGACCGGTTCTTCGCCGAGGCGCCGGAACTGAGCCGCGCCATCTTCACCGCCTTCGGCATGACCCGCCGTCCCGGCCGCAGCGCCGCCAACGACCCGCAGCTGACGGCGCTGGCGCAGTCGCGCGCCAAGGCGGTGTGCATGGTCGGCAAGAGCTGGGACTTCCATGTCGACGTCGCGCTGAACATCCCGCGCGCGGAGAATCTCGACCTCATCCGCGACAGCATCGCCGCCCTCCGCGCCGCCAAGGGCGAGGCGCTGTTCGATGCCGAACATTTCTTCGACGGCTACAAGCGCAACCCGGCCTATGCGGTCTCCTGCATCAAGGCCGCCCAAGACGCCGGGGCGCGCTGGATCGTGCTGTGCGACACCAATGGCGGCACCCTGCCGCACGAGATCGACGCCATCGTCCGCGAGGTGGTGGAGACGCACGGCATCCCCGGCGACCAACTGGGCATCCACTGCCACAACGATACGGAAAACGCCGTCGCCAACTCGCTGGCGGCGGTCAGGGCCGGCGCCCGCATGGTCCAGGGCACCATCAACGGGCTGGGCGAGCGTTGCGGCAACGCCAACCTCGTCTCGCTGATCCCGACGCTGATGCTGAAGATGGGCTACGAGACCGGCATCCGCCGCGAGGATCTGCCGCTCCTGACCCAGTTGAGCCGCGCCTTCGACGACCGGCTGAACCGCGCCCCCAACCGCCATGCGCCCTATGTCGGCGCCAGCGCCTTCGCCCACAAGGGCGGGCTGCATGTCTCGGCGGTGGAGAAGGACCCATCCTCCTACGAGCATGTGGCACCCGACGCCATCGGCAACCGCCGCCAGATCGTCATGTCGGATCAGGCCGGCCGCTCCAACCTCATCGCGCGGCTGCGCGATATCGGGATGGCGGTGGACGCCAAGGACGAGCGGCTGACCGGCCTGCTCGATCTGGTCAAGCGGCGCGACAGCGACGGCTACGCCTATGACACCGCCGAGGCCAGTTTCGAGCTGCTGGTGCGGCGCGAGCTGGGCGAGGTGCCGCGCTTCTTCGAGCTGCTGCGGTTCCATGTCACCGACGAGCGCCGCTACAACGCGGTCGGCGAGATGGTGGTGGAGTCGGAGGCGGTGGTGCGCGTGCGCATCGGCGACGAGCTGCGGATGGAGGTGGCCGACGGCAACGGCCCGGTGCATGCGCTGGACGTCGCCATGCGCAAGGCGCTGGAGCCGGCCTATCCGGCGCTCGCCAAGGTCAGCCTGTCCGACTACCGCGTCCGCATCCTGGCCGCCAAGGACGGCACCGGCGCCATGCCGCGCGTGCTGATCCGCAGCGCCCGCACCGACGGCACCGAATGGTCAACGCTGGGCGTCTCCACCAACATCATCGAAGCCTCGATGGAAGCGCTGGTGGACAGCTACACCTACGCCCTGATGAAGGGCGACGCGACTCCGGTGTGA
- a CDS encoding preQ0 transporter, with product MLWLAAYIGSILAINFAFSLFPHLDLVWSCWAGLIFILRDMVQVRYGHWALAAMLGGTVLSYLLTDPFVATASVAAFAVSELIDWAVFTITRRPLRDRLWISAALSVPVDTAIFFGMLDVWDPSVWAASFASKLLGVSVVWLLMRARDGRMVGAAA from the coding sequence ATGCTCTGGCTCGCCGCCTATATCGGCAGCATTCTTGCCATCAACTTCGCGTTCAGCCTGTTTCCGCACCTCGATCTCGTCTGGTCCTGCTGGGCCGGGCTGATCTTCATCCTGCGCGACATGGTGCAGGTGCGCTATGGCCATTGGGCGCTCGCCGCCATGCTGGGCGGCACCGTGCTGTCCTACCTGCTGACCGATCCCTTCGTCGCCACCGCCAGCGTCGCCGCCTTCGCCGTGTCGGAGTTGATCGACTGGGCGGTCTTCACCATCACCCGCCGCCCGCTGCGCGACCGGCTGTGGATCAGCGCCGCCCTGTCGGTGCCGGTCGACACCGCCATCTTCTTCGGCATGCTCGATGTCTGGGATCCCAGCGTCTGGGCCGCCAGCTTCGCGTCGAAGCTGCTGGGCGTCTCGGTGGTCTGGCTGCTGATGCGGGCGCGCGACGGCCGCATGGTCGGCGCGGCGGCGTAA
- a CDS encoding ChrR family anti-sigma-E factor: MNRPSHHPGDTLLIDYAGGALCEGAALAVATHMAFCPACRHAVAEMEAIGGALLDELEPEPLSDGCLEALMARLDHERPAPCRLMVRPAARPASHPAMAASPSERSLFPEPLRGYLRGRLDRDGRLGGKGWRFLQPGMRCMDLLSGPRGSTRLIRMKGGAGVPRHTHGEIELTVVLEGGFTDEFGTFQPGDIAVGDPSLDHRPVADEEGCLCLTTTVGGLRLTGPLGRLFNRFVSGF; the protein is encoded by the coding sequence ATGAACCGGCCAAGCCACCATCCGGGTGATACCCTGCTGATCGATTACGCCGGCGGCGCCCTGTGCGAAGGCGCGGCGCTGGCCGTCGCCACCCATATGGCCTTCTGCCCCGCCTGTCGCCATGCGGTGGCGGAGATGGAGGCGATCGGCGGGGCCCTGCTCGACGAGCTGGAGCCGGAGCCGCTGTCCGACGGCTGTCTGGAGGCGCTGATGGCCCGGCTCGATCACGAGCGGCCGGCGCCTTGCCGTCTCATGGTCCGTCCCGCCGCCCGCCCGGCCTCCCACCCGGCCATGGCGGCATCGCCGAGCGAACGCTCGCTTTTTCCCGAGCCGCTGCGCGGCTATCTGCGCGGCCGGCTCGACCGCGACGGGCGGCTGGGAGGGAAGGGCTGGCGCTTTCTCCAGCCGGGCATGCGCTGCATGGATCTGCTGTCCGGGCCGAGGGGATCGACGCGGCTGATCCGGATGAAGGGCGGGGCCGGGGTGCCGCGCCACACCCATGGCGAGATCGAGCTGACCGTGGTGCTGGAGGGCGGTTTCACCGACGAGTTCGGCACCTTCCAGCCTGGCGACATCGCCGTCGGCGATCCGTCGCTGGACCATCGGCCCGTCGCCGACGAGGAGGGGTGCCTGTGCCTCACCACCACCGTCGGCGGGCTGCGGCTGACCGGGCCGCTGGGGCGGTTGTTCAACCGGTTCGTCAGCGGCTTCTGA
- a CDS encoding sigma-70 family RNA polymerase sigma factor, translating into MQDQHTPAADTAPSLEDRLVAVGRARDKQAFGVLFDHFAPRLKTYLRRLGCDAGAAEELVQEVMLLVWRRAETYDPVHASAGTWVFTIARNKRIDALRREQRPEIDPDDPALVPEPQESADRRIEAKESGGRLRAALKELPPEQAELLRMAYFEDKPHSVISVEHGIPLGTVKSRLRLAMDRLRRSLKDVG; encoded by the coding sequence ATGCAGGATCAGCACACCCCCGCGGCCGACACGGCCCCCAGCCTGGAAGACCGTCTCGTCGCCGTCGGGCGCGCGCGGGACAAGCAGGCGTTCGGGGTTCTGTTCGATCATTTCGCGCCGCGGCTGAAGACGTATCTGCGCCGGTTGGGGTGCGATGCCGGGGCGGCCGAGGAGCTTGTTCAGGAGGTGATGCTGTTGGTCTGGCGCCGCGCCGAAACCTATGACCCGGTCCATGCCTCTGCCGGAACCTGGGTGTTCACCATCGCCCGCAACAAGCGAATCGATGCGTTGCGGCGTGAACAGCGGCCGGAGATCGACCCGGACGATCCCGCCCTGGTGCCCGAACCCCAGGAGTCGGCGGATCGCCGGATCGAGGCGAAGGAAAGCGGCGGCCGCCTGCGCGCCGCGCTGAAGGAGCTGCCGCCCGAACAGGCGGAGTTGCTGCGCATGGCCTATTTCGAGGACAAGCCGCACAGCGTGATCTCGGTGGAGCACGGCATCCCGCTCGGCACCGTCAAATCGCGCCTGCGCCTGGCGATGGACCGCCTGCGGCGGTCGCTGAAGGATGTCGGGTGA
- a CDS encoding molybdopterin biosynthesis protein, with protein sequence MPSSDRSSEDIRRFVAQAARQDQFLEVVSGDEARARFHRHLDLSPRGEERVALSAALGRVLAADVAAEVDVPGFDRSMVDGFAVRAGDTAGAAEDRPVALRLNDEVLAAGHVPRLTVEPGTATVIATGGMLPRGADAVVMVETTEAVERPEGLFVTLGRPANPGAFVAAAGSDIGRGEVVLRRGQSLTSREIGVLAAIGLAEVPVVRRPRVAILSTGDEIIAPGQPIRTGAVYDSNGAILAAAVAELGAEPVPLGIAPDEDGALERLVAQGLECDALLLSGGTSKGAGDRSHRIVARLSDPGIVAHGVALKPGKPLCLAVTAGKPVVILPGFPTSAMFTFHSFVAPVIRAMAGLPSATAEEVAATLPVRLGSERGRTEYVMVSLVQGAGEEELAAYPLSKGSGAVTAFSHADGFLAIDAQAEAVEAGTPVSVQLIGRALAPAELIVVGSQCIGLNAVLGRLIAEGMTVKALNVGSMGGLAAARRGECDIAPVHLMDPATGAYNTPFLAPGLELVTGYRRMQGIVFRRGDPRFEGRTAEEAVGGVAGLADCILINRNAGSGTRILTDRLLGGARPVGYWTQAKSHNAVAVAVAQGRADWGMAIETAANLYGLGFLPLQEEHYDFVVPSVRRDRPAVRRFIEALETPEVAESLRAMGFPR encoded by the coding sequence GTGCCCAGCTCCGACCGCAGCAGCGAGGACATCCGCCGTTTCGTCGCCCAGGCCGCCCGCCAGGACCAGTTCCTGGAGGTGGTCAGCGGCGACGAGGCGCGCGCCCGCTTCCACCGCCATCTCGACCTGTCGCCGCGGGGGGAGGAGCGCGTCGCGCTGTCCGCCGCCCTTGGCCGCGTCCTGGCCGCCGACGTGGCGGCGGAGGTGGATGTGCCCGGCTTCGACCGCTCGATGGTCGACGGCTTCGCCGTGCGCGCCGGCGACACGGCGGGGGCGGCGGAGGACCGTCCGGTCGCCCTGCGCCTGAATGACGAGGTGCTCGCCGCCGGCCATGTCCCGCGGCTGACGGTGGAGCCCGGCACCGCCACGGTGATCGCCACCGGCGGCATGCTGCCGCGCGGCGCCGACGCCGTGGTGATGGTCGAGACGACCGAGGCGGTGGAGCGGCCGGAAGGATTGTTCGTCACCCTCGGCCGTCCGGCCAATCCCGGCGCCTTCGTCGCCGCCGCCGGCTCCGACATCGGCCGGGGCGAGGTGGTGCTGCGCCGGGGCCAGTCCCTGACCTCGCGCGAGATCGGCGTGCTCGCCGCCATCGGGCTGGCCGAGGTTCCGGTGGTGCGGCGGCCGCGCGTCGCCATCCTGTCCACCGGCGACGAGATCATCGCCCCCGGACAGCCGATCCGCACCGGGGCGGTCTATGACAGCAACGGCGCCATCCTGGCCGCCGCGGTCGCCGAGCTGGGGGCGGAACCGGTGCCGCTCGGCATCGCTCCGGACGAGGACGGTGCGCTGGAGCGGCTGGTCGCCCAGGGGCTGGAGTGCGACGCGCTGCTGCTGTCGGGCGGCACCTCGAAGGGGGCGGGCGACCGCTCCCACCGCATCGTGGCGCGGCTGTCCGACCCCGGCATCGTCGCCCATGGCGTGGCGCTGAAGCCGGGCAAGCCGCTGTGCCTGGCCGTCACCGCCGGCAAGCCGGTGGTGATCCTGCCGGGCTTCCCCACCTCCGCCATGTTCACCTTCCACAGCTTCGTGGCGCCGGTCATCCGCGCCATGGCCGGGCTGCCGTCGGCGACGGCGGAGGAGGTGGCCGCGACCCTGCCGGTGCGGCTGGGGTCGGAGCGCGGGCGCACCGAATATGTGATGGTCTCGCTGGTCCAGGGCGCCGGCGAGGAGGAGTTGGCGGCCTATCCGCTGTCCAAGGGATCGGGTGCGGTCACCGCCTTCAGCCATGCCGACGGCTTCCTCGCCATCGACGCCCAGGCCGAGGCGGTGGAGGCGGGCACGCCGGTGTCGGTCCAGCTGATCGGCCGGGCGCTGGCGCCGGCGGAGCTGATCGTGGTCGGCAGCCAGTGCATCGGTCTGAACGCGGTGCTCGGCCGGCTGATCGCGGAGGGAATGACGGTCAAGGCGCTGAATGTCGGCTCGATGGGCGGGCTGGCGGCGGCGCGGCGGGGGGAATGCGACATCGCCCCCGTCCATCTGATGGATCCGGCCACCGGCGCCTACAACACGCCCTTCCTGGCGCCGGGGCTGGAGCTCGTCACCGGCTACCGCCGGATGCAGGGCATCGTCTTCCGCCGTGGCGATCCGCGCTTCGAAGGCCGGACGGCGGAAGAGGCGGTGGGCGGAGTGGCCGGGCTGGCCGACTGCATCCTGATCAACCGCAATGCCGGCAGCGGCACCCGCATCCTGACCGACCGGTTGCTGGGCGGCGCGCGGCCGGTGGGATACTGGACGCAGGCCAAATCGCACAACGCCGTGGCCGTCGCGGTGGCGCAGGGCCGCGCCGACTGGGGAATGGCCATCGAAACCGCGGCCAACCTCTATGGCCTGGGGTTCCTGCCGTTGCAGGAGGAGCATTACGACTTCGTCGTTCCGTCCGTCCGCCGTGACCGTCCCGCCGTCCGCCGCTTCATCGAGGCGCTGGAGACGCCGGAGGTGGCGGAGTCCCTGCGTGCCATGGGTTTTCCGCGCTAG
- a CDS encoding molybdopterin-binding protein yields MTVPSGLPVHDVRGRGFARRVPLAVAWEWIDSHVAPPAARRLPLADCAGLRLAGDVVAMGDWPPADRATADGYAVAAADTLGAGSYNPVPLTAAVAVSAGDPLPAGCDAVIPYEAVQAAGPVIEAIDGVAPGNGVERRGAWSAAGSLLLPAGRRLRPGDLGLLAVSGYGPVGRGMVPVRPAPRVRILLAGGPKADAPEQLGAMLAALVGRDGGVVETVEVIPVDIDALADAFSRPGADLILSAGRTGTGPDDVAPPALARVGGLDLHGIAMRPGGSAGLGRSGGVPVLLLPGEPMAALAAYELLAGRAVRHAAGLPTALPHAMVGAVTARKLVSEIGCLDLHRVRLDEAGKVEPVASPGWPGLAAAARADGFVLIAAESEGVPDGADVILHRFS; encoded by the coding sequence GTGACCGTCCCGTCCGGCTTGCCGGTGCATGACGTCCGCGGGCGTGGCTTCGCCCGCCGCGTCCCGTTGGCGGTCGCCTGGGAGTGGATCGACAGCCATGTCGCCCCGCCGGCGGCAAGGCGGCTGCCGCTGGCCGACTGCGCCGGATTGCGGCTGGCGGGCGATGTCGTGGCGATGGGTGATTGGCCGCCGGCCGACCGGGCGACGGCGGACGGCTATGCCGTGGCGGCGGCCGACACGCTGGGGGCCGGCTCCTACAACCCGGTGCCGCTGACGGCGGCCGTGGCGGTCAGCGCCGGCGACCCGCTGCCGGCGGGCTGCGACGCCGTGATCCCCTATGAGGCGGTGCAGGCCGCCGGCCCCGTCATCGAGGCGATCGACGGCGTGGCGCCCGGCAACGGGGTGGAGCGGCGGGGGGCCTGGAGCGCCGCCGGAAGTTTGCTGCTGCCGGCCGGGCGGCGCCTGCGCCCCGGCGACCTCGGCCTGCTGGCGGTGTCCGGATACGGCCCCGTTGGTCGGGGGATGGTGCCGGTGCGGCCGGCGCCGCGGGTGCGCATCCTGCTGGCCGGCGGCCCCAAGGCCGACGCGCCCGAGCAGCTCGGGGCGATGCTGGCGGCGCTGGTCGGGCGCGACGGTGGTGTCGTGGAGACGGTCGAGGTCATTCCGGTGGACATCGACGCTTTGGCCGATGCCTTCTCCCGGCCCGGCGCCGACCTGATCCTGTCGGCCGGGCGCACCGGAACCGGTCCGGACGATGTGGCGCCGCCGGCCCTGGCGCGGGTCGGCGGCCTCGACCTGCACGGCATCGCCATGCGTCCCGGCGGCAGCGCCGGTCTCGGCAGGTCCGGCGGCGTGCCGGTCCTGCTGCTGCCCGGCGAACCGATGGCGGCGCTGGCCGCCTACGAGCTGTTGGCCGGACGCGCGGTTCGGCATGCCGCCGGCTTGCCGACGGCTCTTCCCCATGCGATGGTCGGCGCGGTGACCGCGCGCAAGCTGGTGTCGGAAATCGGCTGCCTCGACCTCCACCGGGTCCGGCTGGATGAGGCCGGCAAGGTCGAGCCGGTGGCCTCCCCCGGTTGGCCGGGACTGGCGGCGGCGGCGCGCGCCGACGGCTTCGTCCTGATCGCGGCGGAAAGCGAAGGTGTGCCGGACGGAGCGGATGTTATCTTGCATCGCTTCTCCTGA
- a CDS encoding diguanylate cyclase domain-containing protein, translating to MTDPRPKILVVDDIPSNVHVLSRILKDDYDIYFATDGERALELVQSRMPDLVLLDIMMPGMDGFEVCRRIKADPATHDIPVIFISAKGEVEDETRGLEVGAIDFITKPISPPIVRARVRNHLLLKRQADLLRSLSFLDGLTGIANRRRFDDALRREWRRCGRSHLPLSLVILDVDHFKAYNDHYGHQSGDECLRIVADVLSERARRPSDLVARYGGEEFVCLLPETDGEGAVRLAEGFRAGVADRRIPHAQSPVAPYVTISLGVATVIPSDEGGPERLAEIADQLLYRAKRAGRNRVRDATAQDDTVPAL from the coding sequence ATGACCGATCCCCGCCCGAAAATCCTGGTGGTGGACGATATTCCGTCCAACGTCCATGTGTTGAGCCGAATCCTGAAGGACGACTACGACATCTATTTCGCCACCGATGGCGAGAGGGCGCTGGAGCTCGTCCAGTCGCGGATGCCGGACCTCGTGCTGCTGGACATCATGATGCCGGGGATGGACGGCTTCGAGGTCTGCCGCCGCATCAAGGCCGATCCCGCCACCCACGACATCCCCGTCATCTTCATCTCCGCCAAGGGCGAGGTGGAGGATGAGACCCGCGGGCTGGAGGTCGGGGCCATCGACTTCATCACCAAGCCGATCAGCCCGCCGATCGTCAGGGCGCGGGTGCGCAACCATCTTCTGCTGAAGCGGCAGGCCGACCTGCTGCGCAGCCTGTCCTTTCTCGACGGGCTGACCGGCATCGCCAACCGCCGCCGGTTCGATGACGCGCTTCGGCGCGAATGGCGGCGTTGCGGCCGGTCCCATCTGCCGCTGTCGCTCGTCATCCTCGATGTCGATCATTTCAAGGCCTACAACGATCATTACGGCCATCAGAGCGGCGACGAATGCCTGCGCATCGTGGCCGATGTGCTGTCGGAGCGGGCGCGCCGGCCGAGCGACCTCGTCGCCCGCTATGGCGGCGAGGAGTTCGTCTGCCTGCTGCCGGAGACCGATGGCGAGGGCGCCGTCCGCCTGGCCGAAGGGTTCCGGGCGGGCGTCGCCGACCGGCGGATTCCGCATGCGCAATCACCGGTCGCGCCCTATGTCACCATCAGCCTGGGCGTCGCCACCGTGATCCCGTCGGACGAGGGGGGCCCCGAACGGCTGGCGGAGATCGCCGACCAGCTGCTCTACCGTGCCAAGCGCGCCGGCCGGAACCGCGTGCGGGACGCCACGGCGCAGGATGACACGGTGCCGGCGCTGTGA